The Corynebacterium comes genome window below encodes:
- a CDS encoding TetR/AcrR family transcriptional regulator, with translation MVRQRMTGKERREQLISIGRSVFAERGFEGSSVEEIAARAGVSKPVVYEHFGGKEGLYAVVVDREMIRLEQIITEALSKGRSRVRIELAVLALLTYVEEETDGFLILVRDLVPGKDQSYATLLNTAVGQVSHILGTSFERQGLDPKVAILYGQALVGMVSMTAQWWLDEREPAKEVVAAHIVNLCWNGLAGLSSTPSLSDEVLAKIEQAGEK, from the coding sequence ATGGTTCGACAGCGCATGACGGGCAAGGAACGCCGGGAACAACTCATTTCAATTGGTCGCTCAGTGTTCGCCGAGCGGGGCTTCGAGGGCTCGAGCGTGGAAGAGATCGCCGCGCGCGCCGGGGTGTCCAAGCCGGTGGTCTACGAGCATTTCGGCGGAAAGGAAGGGCTCTACGCCGTGGTGGTCGACCGGGAGATGATCCGACTCGAGCAGATCATCACCGAGGCCCTGTCGAAGGGACGTTCGCGGGTGCGGATCGAGCTGGCCGTCCTCGCGCTGCTGACGTACGTGGAGGAGGAGACCGACGGCTTCCTCATCCTCGTGCGCGACCTGGTGCCGGGCAAGGACCAGTCCTACGCCACGTTGCTGAACACCGCCGTCGGGCAGGTGTCACACATCCTGGGCACCTCCTTCGAGCGGCAGGGCCTGGACCCGAAGGTGGCGATCCTCTACGGCCAGGCGCTGGTGGGCATGGTCTCGATGACCGCCCAGTGGTGGCTGGATGAGCGCGAACCGGCGAAGGAGGTCGTGGCGGCGCACATCGTCAACCTGTGCTGGAACGGTCTGGCGGGCCTGAGTTCCACGCCCTCGCTCTCGGATGAGGTCCTCGCAAAGATCGAACAGGCTGGGGAGAAGTAG